The Mucilaginibacter terrae region GCTGCGGTATTTGCACAGGCCGTTAAAGATTTGCAGGAGGCTGCAGCAGTGTTGCCGGGCAAATCTGCTACAACATTAGGACGTGCCACAAAAGGGGCTGCATATGCCATGTTAGGCAGAACATTATTGCAAACCGGAGATTATGCCGGTGCAAAAGCTGCACTTTTAAATATCCCAACCACCGGTGCTGATGGTTATGGGCTTACCGACAGGTATTTAGATAATTTTGAAGAAGAAACAGAATTTAACAAAGAATCTCTCCTCGAAATAATATTTCTTGACAAGGGTAACAACAACTTTAACTGGGGCAGTGGCACAGGCGATGGTGCTACGGCAGAATTAACCACCATCCGTAATCAGGAATATAATCCTGTGGCCTGGCGTAACCTTATCCCGTCAGACAGGGTATTGAACGAGTACGAAAACACGCTAACCGGCGCCGCTAAAAATGATCCACGTTATGGCTACAGTATTTATCAATCAGGAGATACTTACAATAAAGGCCAGTCGGTATTGGCAGATGGCGACCAGGGAGGCGAGAGTTCAAAACTGCGTGGCAACACGGTGAAGGCAAGCTGGCGTAAATTTATGATCCTGTACAAGGAAAGTAAAGATGCTGCCGGTTTTCACCCGGGTGGTAACAACCAACGCATCATTCGTTATGCCGAGGTGTTGTTGATGCTGGCCGAGTGCGAAATAGAGTTAGGCAACTTGTCTAATGCTGTTGGTTATTTAAACCAGATCAGGAGTAGGCCCAGCGTAGCCATGCCGATCTATCCAACCACTCAATTCCCGGTTACTACCAAAGCCGATCTGATCAAGGCTTTATTGCACGAAAAAACTGCAGAATTAGCCGGCGAAGAGATCCGCAATATTGACATATTGCGTTGGAGAAAGAAAGGTTACTTTACAACCGAGCCTCTTTCATGGTATACTGCCGCTAAAGAGTTTTTGCCTATTCCGCAATCGGAAATTGATAACAACCCGAAGTTACAATAAGCATACCGGGACATATTTATAATTTTACATTAAACGGGTGAAGTGCTGAACCACAGTGCTTTGCCCGTTGTAATTATAAAATTTAGTTTAAATTGCATAACCAGTTATCTAAACCAAATTCGCATGCAAAAACTTTACTTTACCTTATTAGCCGTAGCTTTTTTAGCAGCATGTAAACAACAGCACAAGCCCACATTGTTCGAGCAAATACCTGCTTCTCACTCAGGTATTCATTTTAATAACCTTATAACCGAAAACGATTCAATAAACCCGCTGGATAACGCCTACGTATATAACGGCGGTGGTGTTGGTATAGGCGATTTTAATAA contains the following coding sequences:
- a CDS encoding RagB/SusD family nutrient uptake outer membrane protein, translating into MKRKHIYVGILAAGIATTVITVSCNKDLDTANQNKPTTNTYFGTASEIEASTNAIYSAWKGFNLVAREWFFLHDLRSDDVASGGPQLEAPRRQILLGVTDPSNPVMNSVWNSLYVVINRSNTVLSYSPRATDNAATVSRCMAEAKFLRGWAYYELASQWGSVPVYTKVVTVATDAQPKSPQAAVFAQAVKDLQEAAAVLPGKSATTLGRATKGAAYAMLGRTLLQTGDYAGAKAALLNIPTTGADGYGLTDRYLDNFEEETEFNKESLLEIIFLDKGNNNFNWGSGTGDGATAELTTIRNQEYNPVAWRNLIPSDRVLNEYENTLTGAAKNDPRYGYSIYQSGDTYNKGQSVLADGDQGGESSKLRGNTVKASWRKFMILYKESKDAAGFHPGGNNQRIIRYAEVLLMLAECEIELGNLSNAVGYLNQIRSRPSVAMPIYPTTQFPVTTKADLIKALLHEKTAELAGEEIRNIDILRWRKKGYFTTEPLSWYTAAKEFLPIPQSEIDNNPKLQ